A genomic window from Symmachiella macrocystis includes:
- a CDS encoding LysR family transcriptional regulator, producing MSNIDHLNLDGNTLTTFLTVLEETSVSRAAERLGVTQSAVSHTLDKLRVIFDDPLFIRVGRGIESTARARALQGSVESVLGDLKSLTDHREFDPLVEQMEFTIAANDFPIHFIFPNLLKELSEDGIHPRIRFIPSGIPSVSVLRASRYRMLITPTPPNDPELKKESLIRSKMEIFFDASVRKPPRTRKQFSESRYVEVRFSDTEASLMALPGFDVSRMNPPMISVPNFGLLAPMIKGTDRITTQIAAMKMGLLKELDTSPLPFKTDPLDLFLIWHRREHDDPAHRWLRQRIIETVTSLTEG from the coding sequence ATGAGCAATATCGATCATTTGAATCTGGATGGGAATACTCTGACGACGTTCTTGACCGTCCTTGAAGAGACGTCTGTTTCCAGAGCAGCAGAAAGACTGGGCGTCACACAGTCAGCGGTCAGCCACACACTCGATAAGCTGCGAGTCATATTCGACGACCCGTTGTTCATTCGCGTGGGACGAGGTATCGAATCAACGGCCAGGGCACGCGCGCTGCAAGGCTCGGTTGAATCCGTTTTGGGCGACCTCAAATCGCTTACCGACCACCGGGAATTCGACCCGCTGGTCGAGCAAATGGAATTCACTATCGCAGCGAACGATTTTCCGATTCACTTCATCTTTCCGAATTTACTCAAGGAATTGTCTGAGGATGGCATCCATCCCCGGATACGCTTTATTCCTTCAGGGATCCCGAGCGTCAGTGTCCTGCGAGCATCACGTTACCGAATGCTCATAACCCCCACACCACCGAACGATCCGGAGTTAAAGAAGGAAAGCCTCATACGATCGAAAATGGAGATATTCTTTGATGCCTCGGTCAGAAAGCCGCCAAGAACAAGGAAGCAGTTTTCCGAAAGTCGCTACGTGGAAGTCAGATTCAGCGATACCGAAGCGTCACTGATGGCTTTGCCTGGCTTCGATGTATCGAGAATGAATCCCCCCATGATCTCCGTACCCAATTTCGGTTTGCTGGCTCCAATGATTAAAGGGACCGATCGCATTACGACGCAGATTGCTGCGATGAAAATGGGGCTGCTGAAAGAGCTTGATACGAGTCCTCTGCCATTTAAAACAGACCCATTGGATCTCTTTCTTATCTGGCATCGTCGTGAACATGATGACCCCGCCCACCGATGGCTTAGGCAGAGAATAATCGAGACAGTCACTTCTTTGACGGAGGGCTAA
- a CDS encoding terminase TerL endonuclease subunit, which produces MNNAWHERDSRGIVCPRCNDRCFITPNSKPLLRWTASNVSNETDAADNWKPSKKKSVERIDGIVAQIMALDRASTQEQFTSVYEKHGLRSL; this is translated from the coding sequence ATGAACAATGCGTGGCATGAACGTGATAGTCGTGGCATCGTTTGCCCGCGTTGTAACGACCGTTGTTTCATAACTCCCAATTCCAAACCACTGCTGCGTTGGACGGCCAGTAACGTCTCCAACGAGACCGATGCCGCCGATAACTGGAAGCCGTCGAAGAAAAAGAGCGTCGAGCGGATCGATGGCATTGTCGCACAAATCATGGCGTTGGACCGGGCGAGCACGCAGGAACAGTTTACCAGCGTGTACGAGAAGCATGGGTTGCGGTCACTTTAG
- a CDS encoding terminase gpA endonuclease subunit translates to MLAGAVLGLSGPGQKISGIMPCTVIRPGDMADNILDRNKHPEWNGERTKMVYSFPTDEKLWAEYARIRAEGMRGGDGGWAATEFYREHREAMDSGARVAWEQRYNHDELSALQHAMNLKLRDEAAFFAEYQNEPLLEETVGDDLLTADQIAAKTNGMPRRELPVACNHLTLFIDVQQNLLYYLVAAWEDDFTGYVVGYGSYPDQKRPYFTLRDARQTLATVAQGIGLEGSIYAGLDALTRDLLAREWHRDDGAAMRIGRCLIDANWGHSTDVVYQFCRQSVHSGLLIPSHGRFVGASSVPFAEYKRKPGDRVGHNWRIPNVRGKRAVRHVVYDTNYWKSFVQARLAVALGDRGCLSLYGDEADRHRLLAEHLTAEYRIKTQGRGRTVDEWKHRPDKFDNHWLDCLVGCAVAASMQGTSLLTTEKPARKQPALKLSELRRLKRDQQGRMQW, encoded by the coding sequence GTGCTGGCGGGTGCTGTGTTGGGCTTGAGCGGACCGGGACAGAAAATCTCCGGCATCATGCCCTGCACGGTCATCCGGCCCGGCGACATGGCGGACAATATACTGGACCGCAACAAACACCCCGAGTGGAATGGTGAACGAACCAAGATGGTGTATTCCTTCCCCACCGACGAAAAACTGTGGGCCGAGTATGCGCGCATACGGGCTGAAGGGATGCGGGGGGGTGACGGCGGCTGGGCGGCGACCGAGTTCTATCGCGAACACCGCGAGGCGATGGATTCCGGCGCACGCGTCGCCTGGGAACAGCGCTACAACCATGACGAGTTGTCCGCGTTGCAGCATGCGATGAACCTCAAACTGCGGGATGAAGCCGCCTTCTTCGCTGAGTACCAGAACGAACCCTTATTGGAAGAGACCGTCGGCGATGACTTACTGACCGCCGATCAAATCGCCGCGAAGACCAATGGGATGCCGCGTCGTGAACTTCCCGTGGCGTGTAACCATCTGACGCTGTTCATCGATGTGCAGCAAAACCTGCTGTACTACCTCGTGGCCGCTTGGGAGGATGATTTCACGGGCTACGTCGTGGGCTACGGCAGCTATCCGGATCAAAAGCGACCGTACTTCACGTTGCGGGATGCGCGACAGACGTTGGCGACGGTCGCCCAGGGAATTGGCCTAGAAGGTTCGATCTATGCCGGACTGGATGCGCTCACACGCGACCTGCTGGCGCGGGAATGGCACCGGGACGACGGGGCGGCGATGCGGATCGGTCGTTGCCTGATCGACGCCAACTGGGGCCATTCCACCGATGTCGTGTATCAATTCTGTCGGCAAAGCGTGCACAGCGGCCTGTTGATTCCCAGCCATGGGCGATTTGTCGGCGCGTCGAGCGTTCCGTTTGCCGAATACAAACGCAAACCAGGTGATCGCGTCGGTCACAATTGGCGAATTCCGAATGTGCGCGGCAAACGCGCCGTCCGACATGTCGTCTACGACACGAATTATTGGAAGTCCTTCGTTCAGGCGCGGCTGGCCGTAGCGCTCGGTGATCGTGGCTGTTTGTCGTTGTACGGCGATGAAGCGGACCGGCATCGATTGTTGGCCGAACATCTTACCGCTGAATATCGCATTAAGACGCAGGGCCGGGGACGCACCGTCGACGAATGGAAACACCGGCCAGACAAGTTCGACAATCACTGGCTGGATTGCCTGGTGGGTTGCGCCGTGGCTGCGTCGATGCAGGGAACGTCGCTGCTAACGACGGAGAAACCGGCACGGAAACAGCCCGCGCTCAAGTTGTCGGAACTGCGGCGATTGAAACGAGATCAACAAGGAAGAATGCAGTGGTGA
- a CDS encoding DUF2924 domain-containing protein → MSLSIGKEVAALKKMTVKELRDKYAELFDDETRTGNKRE, encoded by the coding sequence ATGTCGTTGAGTATTGGTAAAGAAGTAGCCGCTCTGAAAAAGATGACCGTCAAGGAACTCCGTGACAAATACGCGGAACTCTTCGATGACGAAACCCGCACAGGGAACAAGCGCGAGTGA
- a CDS encoding DUF1254 domain-containing protein: protein MNDLSSKSSGRNFLVLRTGDSPMVSRNLYHSVVAVALIALLAEASIAQDTSAAKPTRMKMTTEIPPGIVTPDDIETRLGDLSFFDGVPNDETVQKAYNFLDFQHAVQAYMDGTKIASMDAIRKGLLESGPANTTAVLFEDLMDSKALFLTANTTSVYMMAWLNMENEPMVIETPPDVLGFVNDHWFKYVTDFGRLGPDEGKGGKFLILPPGYEGEVPEGYFVARTNTYGNWVIWRGFQVDGSTKTAVDATKKSYRIYPLSKKDNPPEMNFVNVSGKSFNTIHRMDEHIFEEINEVVQAEPSMGESPEVLGHMAAIGIKKGQPFKPDARMKRILRAAAAAGGMSVKTIWAKPRDEMFYFYPGESNWMNPFPGGEYTWVLDGATLLDARAGFHFYATGITPAMAKKIIGKGSKYAYTYLDTDGNPLDGGKTYKVHLPPNVPAKDFWSFTLYDNQTRSMLQTDERFPGIDNNKPGMIKNSDGSYDVYFGPKAPEGQENNWVQTVPGKGWNTIFRLYGPLEPWYDKTWRPGEIELVEEGKKR from the coding sequence ATGAACGACTTGAGTTCGAAATCGTCAGGTCGCAATTTTCTTGTTTTACGCACTGGAGACTCCCCAATGGTGAGCAGAAACTTGTACCACTCGGTTGTTGCCGTCGCATTGATTGCCTTGTTGGCCGAAGCCTCGATAGCTCAAGACACCTCCGCTGCTAAGCCGACCAGGATGAAGATGACCACCGAGATTCCACCGGGGATCGTTACACCCGACGATATCGAAACCCGCCTCGGCGACCTGAGCTTCTTCGACGGCGTGCCGAACGACGAGACCGTTCAGAAGGCTTACAACTTCCTGGACTTCCAACACGCAGTCCAGGCTTATATGGATGGGACCAAGATTGCCTCGATGGATGCGATTCGGAAAGGGCTCCTCGAGTCGGGGCCGGCCAACACGACGGCCGTGCTCTTCGAGGACTTGATGGATTCCAAGGCGCTGTTTCTGACCGCGAACACCACCAGCGTCTACATGATGGCCTGGCTCAATATGGAGAATGAGCCGATGGTCATCGAAACCCCACCCGATGTATTGGGGTTCGTAAACGATCACTGGTTCAAGTACGTCACGGACTTCGGGCGTCTCGGACCGGACGAAGGTAAGGGCGGCAAGTTCTTGATCCTTCCCCCAGGATATGAAGGAGAAGTGCCAGAAGGGTATTTCGTTGCCCGCACCAACACGTATGGCAACTGGGTGATCTGGCGCGGTTTCCAGGTGGACGGCTCGACGAAAACAGCGGTGGACGCGACCAAGAAGAGCTACCGCATTTACCCGTTGTCCAAGAAGGATAACCCACCGGAGATGAACTTCGTCAACGTCTCCGGTAAATCCTTTAACACGATTCACCGCATGGACGAGCACATCTTCGAAGAGATCAACGAAGTAGTTCAGGCGGAGCCCAGCATGGGAGAGAGCCCGGAAGTCCTCGGCCACATGGCCGCTATCGGAATCAAGAAAGGGCAGCCCTTCAAGCCGGATGCGCGAATGAAAAGGATCCTCCGCGCCGCAGCCGCCGCCGGCGGGATGTCCGTGAAGACCATTTGGGCCAAGCCGCGCGACGAAATGTTCTACTTCTACCCGGGAGAGAGCAATTGGATGAATCCATTCCCGGGAGGAGAGTACACCTGGGTCCTCGACGGCGCAACACTGTTGGATGCACGAGCGGGCTTTCACTTCTATGCCACTGGTATTACCCCCGCCATGGCAAAAAAGATCATCGGCAAGGGCTCGAAGTACGCCTACACCTACCTTGATACCGACGGTAACCCGCTGGACGGTGGCAAGACCTACAAGGTCCACCTGCCACCCAACGTGCCAGCCAAAGACTTTTGGTCATTCACGCTCTACGATAACCAGACTCGCTCGATGCTGCAGACGGACGAACGGTTTCCAGGTATCGACAATAACAAGCCTGGCATGATCAAGAATTCTGACGGTTCCTACGATGTTTATTTTGGTCCGAAGGCTCCTGAGGGTCAGGAGAACAACTGGGTTCAGACAGTTCCCGGCAAAGGCTGGAATACGATCTTCCGCCTCTATGGCCCACTTGAGCCATGGTACGATAAGACCTGGCGACCAGGAGAGATCGAGTTGGTCGAAGAGGGAAAGAAGCGCTGA